The following coding sequences are from one Sulfitobacter sp. HNIBRBA3233 window:
- a CDS encoding ABC transporter ATP-binding protein — translation MAILEVKNVGKRFGGLQALGNVNLSIAENSVHAIIGPNGAGKSTLLNCLVGKLIPDTGSVMFDGQSVLGRKPYEINQMGISRVFQTPEIFGDLTVMENMMIPCFAKRDGAFRMHAYESVGRETGIIETAEKMLLEMKMVDKRHMHAASLSRGDKRRLEIAMCLAQDPRLLLLDEPTAGMARADTNNTIDLLKQIKQDRDITIAIIEHDMHVVFSLAERITVLAQGTPLVEDTPDKIKGHPKVKEAYLGETQAA, via the coding sequence GGCAAGCGGTTCGGAGGCCTTCAGGCGCTGGGGAACGTGAACCTGTCGATCGCGGAAAACTCGGTTCACGCGATCATCGGGCCCAACGGGGCCGGTAAATCCACCCTGCTCAACTGCCTCGTGGGCAAGCTGATCCCAGACACCGGATCGGTGATGTTCGACGGCCAGTCGGTGCTGGGGCGCAAACCCTACGAAATCAACCAGATGGGCATTTCGCGTGTGTTCCAGACCCCCGAGATTTTCGGGGATCTGACGGTGATGGAAAACATGATGATCCCGTGTTTCGCCAAGCGCGACGGGGCGTTCCGGATGCACGCCTACGAGAGTGTGGGCCGCGAGACCGGCATCATCGAGACAGCCGAGAAAATGCTGCTCGAGATGAAGATGGTCGACAAGCGCCACATGCACGCCGCCTCCCTGTCACGCGGCGACAAGCGCCGGCTGGAGATCGCCATGTGTCTGGCGCAGGACCCGCGCCTGTTGCTGCTGGATGAACCGACCGCCGGCATGGCGCGCGCCGATACCAACAACACCATCGACCTGCTCAAGCAGATCAAGCAGGACCGCGACATCACCATCGCCATCATCGAACACGACATGCACGTGGTGTTTTCGCTGGCGGAGCGGATCACCGTTCTGGCGCAAGGCACCCCGCTGGTCGAGGATACCCCCGACAAGATCAAGGGCCATCCGAAGGTGAAAGAAGCCTATCTGGGCGAAACACAGGCCGCGTAA